Proteins from one Arthrobacter sp. Soc17.1.1.1 genomic window:
- a CDS encoding MBL fold metallo-hydrolase, giving the protein MSDEGHPELRPTSTRQMQALQRGGLPPLDRVRDDVWALAQPMPGGHLAYSFTYLLRGADGGVHVVDPGWDSDENWNRLTTALAEIARSTPGNGTSGAGAVTGITGTHLHPDHVGMAARLRDASGAPLAMHALERRALERRSVRRADTAAELGRLADWGVPEERRGELVQDVDRSPEGLVLAVDRELDDGDLLPVPGFRVAVMSTPGHTAGHLCLRDDDRGLLFTGDHVLPTVFPGLGLGGATASNPLADYLASVERILPYGRYEAAPGHGYRFMGLDRRAARCAAHQLGRAREVAAVLEEEPTVWGIASRLTWTAGWDGLRGFQLLSALSQTEMHRDFVRRHGLP; this is encoded by the coding sequence ATGAGCGACGAAGGCCACCCGGAGCTGCGCCCCACCAGCACGCGGCAGATGCAGGCCCTCCAGCGGGGCGGGCTCCCCCCGCTGGACCGGGTACGCGACGACGTCTGGGCCCTGGCCCAACCCATGCCCGGCGGCCACCTCGCCTACTCCTTCACGTATCTGCTGCGGGGCGCGGACGGCGGCGTGCACGTCGTCGATCCCGGCTGGGATTCCGACGAGAACTGGAACCGCCTCACCACGGCCCTCGCGGAGATCGCGCGCTCCACCCCCGGGAACGGCACCTCCGGGGCCGGTGCCGTCACCGGCATCACCGGCACGCACCTCCACCCGGACCACGTGGGGATGGCCGCCCGCCTGCGGGATGCGTCCGGCGCACCGCTCGCGATGCACGCGCTGGAGCGCCGGGCGCTCGAGCGGCGCAGCGTCCGCCGCGCCGATACGGCCGCGGAGCTCGGGCGCCTGGCGGACTGGGGTGTACCGGAGGAGCGGCGCGGGGAGCTGGTCCAGGACGTGGACCGGTCACCCGAGGGGCTGGTGCTCGCCGTCGACCGGGAGCTCGACGACGGCGACCTCCTGCCCGTGCCCGGCTTCCGGGTCGCGGTGATGTCCACCCCCGGCCATACCGCCGGGCACCTGTGCCTGCGCGACGACGACCGCGGTCTCCTCTTCACCGGCGACCACGTCCTGCCGACCGTGTTCCCCGGCCTCGGGCTCGGGGGAGCGACGGCGTCGAATCCGCTGGCCGACTACCTCGCGTCCGTGGAGCGGATCCTGCCCTACGGCCGGTACGAGGCGGCGCCGGGGCACGGCTACCGGTTCATGGGCCTCGACCGGCGGGCCGCCCGGTGCGCCGCGCACCAGTTGGGGCGGGCCCGGGAGGTGGCCGCCGTCCTCGAGGAGGAGCCGACCGTGTGGGGCATCGCCTCACGCCTGACGTGGACCGCGGGCTGGGACGGCCTCCGCGGGTTCCAGCTGCTCTCCGCGCTGTCGCAGACCGAGATGCACCGGGATTTCGTCCGCCGGCACGGGCTGCCCTGA
- a CDS encoding TetR/AcrR family transcriptional regulator gives MPRAGLSRDRVVEEAALMVDEVGLNRLTLAALAGRLGIRQPSLYKHIDSMAGLQRDISVRAKRELGEVLARAAVGRSGAAAIHAMSHAYRDWAREHPARYESSQRQPSPGDLEDEAVSLAGIQVIGDVLSGFDLAGDDAVDAIRAFRSALHGFVLFETTGSFAMSADIDRSFERLVHGFTVALTQWTDPADPESIPTSDRRRTAGA, from the coding sequence ATGCCTAGGGCAGGCCTCTCCCGCGACCGGGTGGTGGAGGAGGCGGCGCTGATGGTCGACGAGGTGGGCCTGAACCGACTGACGCTCGCGGCCCTGGCCGGACGGCTCGGAATCCGCCAGCCCTCGCTCTACAAGCACATCGACTCGATGGCGGGACTGCAGCGCGACATCTCGGTCCGCGCGAAACGCGAACTCGGTGAGGTACTGGCCCGCGCCGCGGTCGGCCGCTCCGGCGCGGCCGCCATCCACGCCATGTCCCACGCCTACCGGGACTGGGCGCGTGAACACCCTGCCCGCTACGAATCCTCGCAGCGGCAGCCCTCACCGGGCGACCTCGAGGACGAGGCCGTGTCGCTCGCCGGTATCCAGGTCATCGGCGACGTCCTCTCCGGGTTCGACCTGGCGGGCGACGACGCCGTGGATGCGATCCGGGCCTTCCGCTCGGCCCTGCACGGCTTCGTCCTGTTCGAGACCACGGGATCGTTCGCCATGAGCGCGGACATCGACCGCAGCTTCGAACGCCTCGTCCACGGTTTCACCGTCGCCCTCACACAGTGGACCGACCCGGCCGACCCGGAGAGCATCCCGACCTCCGATCGGCGACGGACGGCAGGCGCATGA
- a CDS encoding alpha/beta fold hydrolase — MTPASAPTPTTHYLARPDGRVAYDLQGSGPLLVLVPGMGELRSSYRFLAPVLVAAGYSVASTDLRGHGDSDTTFSAYGDVETAGDIRALITHLGGSAVVVGNSLAAGAAVIVAADHPDLIDGLVLVGPFVRNPPANAVVRGMFRAMMAPAWIATVWKGYMPTLYAGRKPDDFQEYRKAVVASLRRKPYGRAFSFTTRQTDHGPAEAKLGAVTAPTMVVMGEKDPDFKDPAAEARFIGDALRAEVVMVAEAGHYPQAQQPEVTADAVLRFLGTVRHA; from the coding sequence ATGACTCCTGCCTCCGCCCCCACCCCGACGACCCACTACCTCGCCCGCCCCGACGGGCGCGTCGCGTACGACCTCCAGGGCTCCGGTCCGCTGCTCGTCCTCGTGCCCGGGATGGGCGAACTGCGTTCGTCGTACCGCTTCCTCGCGCCGGTGCTCGTCGCCGCCGGCTACTCGGTCGCGAGCACCGATCTCCGTGGCCACGGTGACAGCGACACCACCTTCTCCGCCTACGGCGACGTCGAGACGGCAGGTGACATCCGGGCGCTGATCACGCACCTCGGCGGGTCGGCCGTCGTCGTCGGCAACTCCCTGGCCGCCGGTGCGGCGGTCATCGTCGCCGCCGACCATCCCGACCTGATCGACGGACTCGTGCTGGTGGGCCCGTTCGTGCGGAACCCGCCCGCCAACGCCGTCGTCCGCGGGATGTTCCGCGCCATGATGGCCCCGGCGTGGATCGCGACCGTCTGGAAGGGCTACATGCCCACCCTCTACGCCGGCCGCAAGCCCGACGACTTCCAGGAGTACCGGAAGGCGGTCGTGGCGAGCCTCAGGCGCAAGCCCTACGGCAGGGCGTTCTCGTTCACCACCCGGCAGACCGACCACGGTCCCGCCGAGGCGAAGCTCGGTGCGGTGACCGCCCCGACGATGGTGGTCATGGGGGAGAAGGACCCCGACTTCAAGGACCCCGCCGCCGAGGCCCGCTTCATCGGCGACGCCCTCCGGGCGGAGGTCGTCATGGTCGCCGAGGCCGGCCACTACCCCCAGGCCCAGCAGCCCGAGGTGACCGCGGACGCCGTCCTGCGCTTCCTCGGGACGGTGCGGCATGCCTAG
- a CDS encoding MFS transporter small subunit codes for MAGARIAAVWALVGVPLAYGVFQTLTRVAALFGG; via the coding sequence ATGGCCGGAGCACGCATCGCAGCCGTCTGGGCGCTCGTCGGAGTGCCCCTCGCCTACGGCGTCTTCCAGACGCTCACGCGCGTCGCGGCGCTGTTCGGCGGCTGA
- a CDS encoding OFA family MFS transporter — MSWLDRENTIAPPGYNRWLIPPAALAVHLCIGQAYATSVYKTALTAHFDATLTQIGIIFSIAIVMLGLSAAVLGTWVDRNGPRKAMAASAVFWTSGFLVGALGIFTQQLWLVYIGYGFIGGIGLGIGYISPVSTLIKWFPDRPGLATGMAIMGFGGGALIASPLSTQLLRMYDPNSGAEGWVASGDAVGKLFLTLAVVYFVYMMFGALTIKVPADGWKPEGFDPSKLKSKPLVTTDNVSAANAIRTRQFWLVWVVLFCNVTAGIGILEQASPMIQDFFRGADGTTAVTVAVAGGFVGLLSIGNMGGRFVWSTTSDIIGRKRIYMVYLGVGAVLYAMLALAGSSTTLLFVVLAFVIISFYGGGFATVPAYLRDLFGTYQVGAIHGRLLTAWSAAGIAGPLIVNAFLDSQGTPGELTAGAYQPALLTMVGLLIVGFIANLLVRPVDPRFHEPVPGAPREFAKEA, encoded by the coding sequence ATGAGCTGGCTGGACCGCGAGAACACCATCGCACCACCGGGATACAACCGCTGGCTCATCCCGCCGGCGGCGCTCGCCGTCCACCTGTGCATCGGCCAGGCGTACGCCACGAGCGTGTACAAGACGGCGCTGACGGCCCACTTCGATGCCACCCTCACCCAGATCGGCATCATCTTCTCGATCGCGATCGTGATGCTCGGCCTGTCGGCGGCCGTGCTCGGCACGTGGGTGGACCGCAACGGACCCCGCAAGGCGATGGCCGCCTCCGCCGTGTTCTGGACCTCGGGCTTCCTCGTCGGAGCGCTCGGCATCTTCACCCAGCAGCTGTGGCTCGTCTACATCGGGTACGGCTTCATCGGCGGGATCGGACTCGGCATCGGCTACATCTCGCCGGTATCGACGCTGATCAAGTGGTTCCCCGACCGTCCCGGCCTCGCCACCGGCATGGCCATCATGGGCTTCGGCGGCGGCGCGCTCATCGCCAGCCCGCTGTCCACGCAGCTGCTGCGCATGTACGACCCGAACTCCGGCGCCGAGGGCTGGGTGGCCAGCGGCGACGCCGTCGGGAAGCTGTTCCTCACGCTCGCCGTCGTCTACTTCGTCTACATGATGTTCGGTGCCCTCACCATCAAGGTGCCGGCCGACGGCTGGAAGCCCGAGGGGTTCGATCCCTCGAAGCTGAAGTCCAAGCCGCTCGTCACCACGGACAACGTGTCCGCCGCCAACGCGATCAGGACCCGCCAGTTCTGGCTCGTCTGGGTCGTCCTGTTCTGCAACGTGACGGCCGGCATCGGCATCCTCGAGCAGGCGTCACCGATGATCCAGGACTTCTTCCGCGGCGCGGACGGCACGACGGCGGTCACCGTCGCCGTGGCCGGCGGCTTCGTGGGACTCCTGTCCATCGGCAACATGGGCGGGCGGTTCGTCTGGTCGACGACGTCGGACATCATCGGACGCAAGCGCATCTACATGGTCTACCTCGGGGTCGGGGCGGTGCTCTACGCGATGCTCGCCCTCGCCGGCTCATCCACCACGCTGCTCTTCGTCGTCCTGGCCTTCGTGATCATCTCCTTCTACGGCGGCGGATTCGCCACCGTCCCCGCCTACCTGCGCGACCTGTTCGGGACGTACCAGGTCGGTGCGATCCATGGCCGGCTGCTCACCGCATGGTCCGCCGCCGGTATCGCGGGGCCGCTGATCGTCAATGCGTTCCTCGACTCGCAGGGCACGCCGGGCGAGCTGACCGCTGGTGCCTACCAGCCCGCGCTGCTCACCATGGTGGGCCTGCTGATCGTGGGCTTCATCGCCAACCTGCTGGTCCGGCCGGTCGATCCCCGCTTCCACGAACCCGTCCCCGGGGCACCCCGAGAATTCGCGAAGGAGGCCTGA
- a CDS encoding APC family permease, producing MSTTEQVPDTRLKRGISGPLLYLFILGDVLGAGVYALVGVISEQVGGAIWVPLMVALALALLTAGSYAELVTKYPKAGGAAVFAERAFRRPFISFLVGFSMLAAGVTSAAGLAQAFAGGYLTTFIDVPPAPAALVFLVLLALLNMRGIKESVRSNVVMTVIEVSGLVLVIVVVGIFVGGGNGDISRVTEFPPGVGVASATLSAALVAYYSFVGFEVSANVAEEVEDVSRVYPRALFGALLTAGVVYLLIGLASSAALAPEQLAGSSSPLLDVVAATGAGIPNWLFSLVALIAVANGALLTMIMSSRLTYGMAEQGLFPSVFDRVLPNRRTPWVAIIATTLVAMALTLTGGLESLSQTVVLLLLFVFLSTNIAVIVLRKDTVDHRHFRIPAIFPYLAIASCLLLLTQQTGEIWLRAGILLALGLALYGVQHLVRGRTKPAR from the coding sequence ATGTCCACCACTGAGCAGGTTCCCGACACCAGATTGAAGCGCGGCATCTCGGGGCCGCTGCTGTACCTCTTCATCCTCGGCGACGTCCTGGGCGCGGGCGTCTACGCGCTCGTCGGCGTGATCTCCGAGCAGGTCGGTGGCGCCATCTGGGTCCCCCTCATGGTGGCCCTGGCCCTGGCCCTGCTGACCGCCGGGTCGTACGCCGAACTCGTCACCAAGTACCCGAAGGCCGGAGGTGCCGCGGTCTTCGCCGAACGCGCGTTCAGGAGGCCGTTCATCTCGTTCCTCGTCGGTTTCAGCATGCTCGCCGCCGGCGTGACGAGCGCGGCCGGCCTCGCCCAGGCCTTCGCCGGCGGGTACCTCACCACCTTCATCGACGTTCCGCCTGCACCCGCGGCCCTGGTGTTCCTCGTCCTGCTGGCCCTGCTGAACATGCGCGGCATCAAGGAGTCGGTCCGCAGCAATGTGGTCATGACCGTCATCGAGGTGTCGGGCCTGGTGCTGGTCATCGTCGTCGTCGGCATCTTCGTGGGCGGCGGCAACGGCGACATTTCCCGTGTCACCGAGTTCCCGCCCGGCGTGGGCGTGGCGTCCGCGACGCTGTCCGCAGCCCTGGTCGCCTACTACTCCTTCGTCGGCTTCGAGGTGTCCGCGAACGTCGCCGAGGAGGTCGAGGACGTGAGCCGCGTCTACCCCCGTGCCCTCTTCGGTGCCCTCCTGACCGCCGGCGTGGTGTACCTCCTCATCGGTCTCGCGTCCTCCGCGGCGCTCGCCCCCGAGCAGCTCGCCGGCTCGAGTTCACCACTGCTCGACGTCGTCGCCGCGACCGGCGCGGGCATCCCGAACTGGCTCTTCAGCCTCGTGGCCCTCATCGCCGTCGCCAACGGCGCCCTGCTCACGATGATCATGTCCAGCCGCCTGACCTACGGGATGGCGGAGCAGGGGCTGTTCCCGTCGGTGTTCGACCGCGTGCTCCCCAACCGCCGCACCCCCTGGGTCGCGATCATCGCCACCACCCTCGTGGCCATGGCACTGACGCTCACGGGCGGGCTCGAGTCGCTCTCGCAGACGGTCGTCCTGCTCCTGCTGTTCGTGTTCCTCAGCACCAACATCGCGGTGATCGTGCTGCGGAAGGACACGGTGGACCACCGCCACTTCCGCATCCCGGCGATCTTCCCGTACCTCGCGATCGCGTCCTGCCTCCTGCTGCTCACGCAGCAGACCGGTGAGATCTGGCTCCGCGCCGGGATCCTCCTGGCCCTCGGGCTCGCCCTCTACGGGGTCCAGCACCTGGTGCGCGGCCGGACGAAGCCCGCCCGGTAA
- a CDS encoding AsnC family protein, with protein MEVERMRTLVGSMDGKGPAESLRAIAELHREVGRAEAGLVRGARQAGLSWEAIAQSLGVSKQAVHRKYGKR; from the coding sequence ATGGAGGTGGAGCGCATGAGGACACTCGTCGGCTCGATGGATGGGAAGGGGCCCGCGGAATCACTGCGGGCGATCGCCGAACTGCACCGGGAGGTGGGGAGGGCGGAGGCCGGCCTCGTGCGCGGCGCACGCCAGGCCGGGCTGTCCTGGGAGGCCATCGCCCAGAGCCTGGGCGTGAGCAAGCAGGCGGTGCACCGCAAGTACGGCAAGCGGTAG
- a CDS encoding thioesterase family protein: protein MHLFLRTMLQLFVSGRRPALGIWDSGSIPLRVLLTDIDIALHMNNGMYFSVFDLGRFDLMVRSGVWRMMRARRWSPVAAGETISFRRSLQLGQRYSVETRILGLDERAIYFEQRAVSDGEIYARAVIATRLVSADGPVSNEDIIAAFGAPPEDLVLPGWIHEWRLNNTLPSTRRPAPHAW, encoded by the coding sequence ATGCACCTGTTCCTCCGCACGATGCTGCAACTGTTCGTCTCCGGCAGGCGGCCCGCCCTCGGCATCTGGGACTCCGGCAGCATCCCCCTGCGCGTCCTCCTGACGGACATCGACATCGCGCTGCACATGAACAACGGCATGTACTTCTCGGTGTTCGACCTCGGGCGCTTCGACCTCATGGTCCGCAGCGGTGTCTGGCGGATGATGCGAGCGCGCCGATGGAGTCCCGTCGCGGCAGGGGAGACGATCAGCTTCCGCAGGTCGCTACAGCTCGGCCAGCGGTACTCCGTCGAGACCCGCATCCTCGGTCTCGACGAGCGCGCCATCTACTTCGAGCAGCGCGCCGTGTCCGACGGCGAGATCTACGCGCGGGCAGTGATCGCCACGCGGCTCGTCTCCGCCGACGGCCCGGTCAGCAACGAGGACATCATCGCGGCCTTCGGCGCGCCGCCCGAGGATCTCGTGCTGCCCGGGTGGATCCACGAGTGGCGCCTCAACAACACGCTTCCGAGCACGCGCAGGCCCGCCCCGCATGCCTGGTGA
- a CDS encoding NADP-dependent oxidoreductase — MTTSTQIQLVSRPVGVPTAEDFATVEVELAALGENEVRVRNEYVSVDPYMRGRMSDSKSYIPPFELGETMTGGAVGRVVESTSDALPVGSAVLHSLGWRDVAQGPAGHFSALPETDLPLSVFLGAAGMTGLTAYAGLKRVAGLQEGDIVFISGAAGAVGSIAGQVARKLGASRVIGSAGSDEKVALLKEKYGYDDAFNYKDAPVRKQLRSVTPDGINVYFDNVGGDHLEAALDRLNRGGRAALCGAISQYNATERIPGPDNMANLVKNSLKLEGFIVGQHQDLQAEFAERMTGWLADGSVVFDETVVDGIQNAVSAFLDMMDGANTGKMLVRP, encoded by the coding sequence ATGACCACCAGCACCCAGATCCAGCTCGTCTCACGCCCCGTCGGAGTTCCCACCGCCGAGGATTTCGCCACGGTGGAGGTCGAGCTCGCCGCACTCGGGGAGAACGAGGTGCGCGTCCGCAACGAGTACGTGTCCGTCGACCCCTACATGCGGGGCCGGATGAGCGACTCCAAGTCCTACATCCCGCCGTTCGAGCTGGGCGAGACCATGACGGGTGGCGCCGTGGGCAGGGTCGTGGAGTCGACCTCCGACGCCCTCCCCGTGGGCAGCGCGGTCCTCCACAGCCTCGGCTGGCGTGATGTCGCGCAGGGGCCCGCCGGCCACTTCTCCGCCCTCCCGGAGACGGACCTGCCCCTGTCGGTCTTCCTCGGCGCCGCCGGCATGACCGGGCTCACCGCGTACGCCGGACTGAAGCGGGTGGCAGGACTGCAGGAGGGGGACATCGTCTTCATCTCCGGAGCAGCCGGCGCCGTCGGCTCCATCGCGGGGCAGGTGGCCCGCAAGCTCGGCGCGTCACGGGTCATCGGCTCGGCCGGGTCGGACGAGAAGGTGGCACTCCTGAAGGAGAAGTACGGGTACGACGACGCGTTCAACTACAAGGACGCCCCCGTCCGGAAGCAGCTCCGGAGCGTCACACCCGACGGCATCAATGTCTACTTCGACAACGTGGGCGGAGATCACCTCGAGGCGGCACTCGACCGCCTCAACCGCGGTGGCCGTGCCGCGCTCTGCGGAGCCATCTCCCAGTACAACGCCACGGAGCGCATCCCGGGCCCCGACAACATGGCCAACCTCGTGAAGAACTCCCTGAAACTCGAGGGATTCATCGTCGGCCAGCACCAGGACCTGCAGGCCGAGTTCGCGGAGAGGATGACGGGCTGGCTCGCCGACGGCAGCGTGGTGTTCGACGAGACGGTCGTCGACGGCATCCAGAACGCCGTCAGCGCCTTCCTGGACATGATGGACGGCGCCAACACCGGCAAGATGCTCGTGCGCCCCTGA
- a CDS encoding GNAT family N-acetyltransferase, with protein sequence METTSFADYGHQSAQPTDVDQAGWGAIPRISPSPLPRTDDAEFPEDLSVVSTRQLRVLCNQAYRLLDRDFPPIEAVAHYELLVEEIERREVQAEVRSAPVRTRSGFRDNALFARFELFSDGTMVGHVKYEMKGAHAVLIQSVVDPRFDAVDVEPALIRQVLLNAHRRRIAVVPYCPRVREFLTEFPQYRALLPVDQRKRLEAALRAAEA encoded by the coding sequence ATGGAAACAACCTCTTTTGCCGATTACGGGCACCAGTCCGCGCAGCCGACTGACGTGGACCAGGCGGGGTGGGGTGCCATTCCCCGGATCTCGCCCAGCCCCCTGCCTCGCACCGACGACGCGGAATTCCCCGAGGACCTGTCCGTCGTCTCGACGCGCCAGCTGCGCGTCCTGTGCAACCAGGCCTACCGCCTGCTCGATCGGGACTTCCCGCCGATCGAGGCAGTGGCCCACTACGAACTGCTGGTCGAGGAGATCGAGCGGCGCGAGGTGCAGGCGGAGGTGCGCTCCGCTCCCGTGAGGACCCGCAGCGGGTTCCGGGACAACGCCCTGTTCGCCCGCTTCGAGCTGTTCAGCGACGGCACGATGGTCGGGCATGTCAAGTACGAGATGAAGGGGGCGCACGCGGTCCTGATCCAGTCCGTCGTGGACCCGCGCTTCGACGCCGTCGACGTCGAGCCGGCGCTCATCCGCCAGGTCCTGCTCAATGCCCACAGGCGCCGCATCGCCGTCGTCCCCTACTGCCCGCGCGTCCGCGAGTTCCTCACGGAGTTCCCGCAGTACCGTGCGCTCCTGCCGGTCGACCAGCGCAAGCGGCTCGAGGCGGCACTGCGCGCGGCGGAGGCCTAG
- a CDS encoding aldo/keto reductase — MRTHPPEQEFPMALAPTVQLRSGAHLPLLGLGTWPLDDAGAADTVERAIGTGYRLIDTAENYRNEKGVGEGIRRSGVPREELFVTTKFNREYHGRDGVRRAFEASSALLGLDYIDLLLVHWPNPDQGRQVEAVQGIAALLEEGLVRAVGTSNYKPAHLQQVIDAGIVPDVNQIQLDPQRPRIEERAFHNEHGIVTESWSPLGQGGGLLDEPGLVAIAEAHGRTPAQVVLRWHVQQGMVAIPKSSDPRRLAENLDIFDFELSGAELARLYTLDTGDAEIVDSDEFGH, encoded by the coding sequence GTGCGGACACATCCCCCCGAGCAGGAGTTCCCCATGGCCCTGGCCCCCACCGTCCAGCTGCGCAGCGGCGCCCACCTCCCCCTCCTCGGGCTCGGAACCTGGCCGCTGGACGACGCCGGTGCAGCGGACACCGTGGAGCGGGCGATCGGGACCGGCTACCGGCTGATCGACACCGCCGAGAACTACCGCAACGAGAAGGGCGTGGGCGAAGGGATCCGCCGCTCCGGCGTGCCCCGCGAGGAACTGTTCGTCACCACCAAGTTCAACCGCGAATACCACGGCAGGGACGGCGTCCGGCGCGCCTTCGAGGCGAGCAGCGCGCTCCTGGGCCTCGACTACATCGACCTCCTGCTCGTGCACTGGCCCAATCCGGACCAGGGCCGCCAGGTGGAGGCCGTGCAGGGCATCGCCGCACTGCTGGAGGAGGGGCTCGTCCGCGCCGTGGGCACCTCCAACTACAAGCCGGCCCACCTGCAGCAGGTCATCGATGCCGGGATCGTCCCCGATGTGAACCAGATCCAGCTGGACCCGCAGCGGCCGCGCATCGAGGAACGCGCCTTCCACAACGAGCATGGCATCGTGACCGAGTCGTGGAGCCCCCTGGGCCAGGGCGGCGGGCTCCTCGACGAGCCCGGACTGGTGGCAATCGCCGAGGCGCACGGCCGGACACCGGCGCAGGTGGTGCTGCGCTGGCACGTGCAGCAGGGCATGGTCGCCATCCCGAAGTCCTCCGATCCGCGGCGCCTGGCGGAGAACCTCGACATCTTCGACTTCGAGCTCTCGGGCGCGGAGCTCGCCCGCCTCTACACGCTGGACACCGGCGACGCGGAGATCGTGGACTCGGACGAGTTCGGGCACTGA